The DNA window CCTGGCCGATCCGCTGCTCGCCGCGCAGGTCGATACCGTCTATGCCTGCGGCCCGCACATGAAGGCACTGTTCGACCGGTTGCCGGAAGCCATGCGCGGCGCCTGGACCGAGACCAGCGTCGACCTCGCTCCCATCGTGACCGCGACCGTAAAAGGCGGCGACGTTATCATGGTCAAGGGGTCCTTGGGCAGTCGTACAGGTCTGGTCGTCGATGCGCTCGCGGCACTCGACAGCGGACGCGAAAGCGAGGACAAAGCCGCCTCCCAATCCAACAACCAGCCGCAGGCGGCCGCACACGGCCAGCAAGGCCCGCGAGGCTGACGGATCCAAATGCTCTATAACCTCCTCTTCGGACTGGCCGACGTCTTCACGCCGTTCAACCTGTTCCGCTACCTGACCTTCCGCACCGGCGGCGCCGTGATCACGTCGCTGGTCATCAGCTTCGTGTTCTTTCCGCGCCTGATCGCCTGGCTGAAGCGCAAGCAGGGCGAAGGACAGCCCATCCGCGCCGACGGCCCGGAGAGCCACTTCAAGAAGAAGGGCACGCCCACCATGGGCGGCCTGATGATCCTGATCGCCATGACGGTCAGCACCCTGCTGTGGGGCGACCTGACCAACGCCTATGTCTGGATCGTCCTGCTGGTGACCATCGGCTATGGCCTGATCGGCTTCGGCGACGATTACCTGAAGCTGACCAAGCGCAACACAAAGGGGCTGTCCGGCCGCTTCCGCCTGGGTTGGGAGATCGCCATCGGGCTCGTCGCCTCCGCACTCATCATGTGGGTGTCGGCCCCGCCGCTGTCGGGCGGCGTCGCGGTGCCCTTCGTGAAGGATTTCCTGATCCAGCTGTCCTGGTTCTTCGTCCCCTTCGGCGCCTTCATCATGGTGGGTGCGTCGAACTCGGTGAACCTGACCGACGGGCTGGACGGGCTCGCCATCGTGCCGACGATGATCGCGGCCGGCTGCTTCGGCCTGATCTCCTACCTGTCGGGCAACGCGATCTTCGCCAACTACCTGCAGATCCACCATGTGCCGGGCTCCGGCGAGCTGGCGGTCTTCTGCGGCGCCCTGGTCGGCGCCGGGCTGGGCTTCCTCTGGTACAACGCCCCGCCGGCCATGGTCTTCATGGGCGACACCGGCTCGCTGTCGCTGGGCGGTGCGCTGGGCGCCGTCAGCGTGGTGACCAAGCACGAGA is part of the Azospirillum lipoferum 4B genome and encodes:
- the mraY gene encoding phospho-N-acetylmuramoyl-pentapeptide-transferase, with amino-acid sequence MLYNLLFGLADVFTPFNLFRYLTFRTGGAVITSLVISFVFFPRLIAWLKRKQGEGQPIRADGPESHFKKKGTPTMGGLMILIAMTVSTLLWGDLTNAYVWIVLLVTIGYGLIGFGDDYLKLTKRNTKGLSGRFRLGWEIAIGLVASALIMWVSAPPLSGGVAVPFVKDFLIQLSWFFVPFGAFIMVGASNSVNLTDGLDGLAIVPTMIAAGCFGLISYLSGNAIFANYLQIHHVPGSGELAVFCGALVGAGLGFLWYNAPPAMVFMGDTGSLSLGGALGAVSVVTKHEIVLAIIGGLFVLETVSVIVQVASFKLTGKRVFRMAPLHHHFEKKGWAEPTVVIRFWIIASILALVGLSTLKLR